In a single window of the Helicobacter felis ATCC 49179 genome:
- a CDS encoding TonB-dependent receptor domain-containing protein gives MEAEETHTLGKVTTLGERTFEYNNKMFIERKELQQRQSNQVNDLFRTRADINVAGGGLMAQKIYVRGMESRLLRVTIDGAAQNGNIFHHDANTVIDPGMLKEIEVIKGAANASAGPGAIAGKMAMETIGANDFLRKGQTYGGSASASFYTNFGMRFNTIAAYRAEKWDILGYFTHQNIFYYRDANNLMKNLFNPTYDVENPFASDKVIGSPSEQNNVLLKFNAYFNERDSLTISYNMTRYNSTRLLRPNTTSALSKANDPGTQPAPFVIDFGKELAHTINSNNNLSFKFNHEGGETFDQPRITSTAFLSVRNGHYNPVNNPFALNSVEPSNPDYQANVQTWCQQNPGQCIKGSISPINGGGYQLTKNDSASTMIPKYPEYDMQPGFNSDWTLGNADAEGTLERNIYLINSGVNVKVQHPISEDYGNVFEYGAIYQNLSVFSGLPRGSNGLYKGNVNPNDPTGAGLPYRHYYVDPGDEYNQNMSSPNAVYRGLPQNSYAIGNIIGGYVQANYNFLKNLIVGAGTRYDIYVLQDKDGQHHLTSGFSPSATILYNPIDSLGLKLSYAYVTKGALPGDGVLMRDPSVIYQKNLKPAVGQNVEFNIDYNSPYFNVRGAAFYQVINNFVNSYGQDVSKNGGGNATAKNLTGNLPQTIAIYGYEVSGNARYKNFTATFSFARSWPTANVNGKYYLLADTYALAATYGNVFILKGDYTIPRAGLTFTWLSRFVTNMYYNGYSIYYPGYGLMSIHKPGYGVSSIFVNWSPPHGRMKGLLLSAVFNNIFNKQYVNQTSVWQASADAPHEDMIATAGHIRMALPEPGFNARFEISYQF, from the coding sequence ATGGAGGCTGAAGAAACCCACACTTTAGGCAAAGTAACTACGCTAGGCGAACGCACCTTTGAATATAACAACAAAATGTTTATCGAACGCAAAGAATTACAACAACGCCAAAGTAATCAGGTTAACGATCTATTCAGAACAAGAGCAGATATCAATGTCGCCGGGGGCGGGCTTATGGCACAAAAAATCTATGTGCGGGGCATGGAAAGCCGTCTGCTTAGGGTAACCATCGATGGTGCGGCACAAAATGGGAATATTTTCCACCATGATGCTAACACGGTGATCGATCCGGGCATGCTCAAAGAAATTGAAGTGATCAAGGGGGCAGCTAACGCTTCTGCAGGGCCGGGAGCCATCGCCGGGAAAATGGCGATGGAGACCATCGGAGCTAACGACTTTTTGCGCAAGGGGCAAACCTATGGGGGCAGTGCCTCAGCGAGTTTTTACACCAACTTTGGGATGCGTTTTAACACCATTGCGGCCTACAGGGCAGAGAAATGGGACATCTTAGGTTATTTCACCCACCAAAATATCTTTTATTACCGCGATGCGAATAACTTGATGAAGAATCTCTTTAATCCTACCTACGATGTAGAAAATCCTTTTGCTAGCGATAAGGTGATCGGTAGCCCTAGCGAACAAAACAATGTCCTTCTTAAATTCAACGCTTACTTTAACGAAAGAGATAGCTTGACCATCAGCTATAACATGACCCGCTATAACTCTACGCGCTTGTTGCGCCCCAACACCACAAGCGCGCTGAGTAAGGCCAATGACCCGGGCACTCAGCCTGCTCCCTTTGTGATCGATTTTGGTAAGGAGCTAGCCCACACCATCAACTCCAATAACAATCTCTCTTTCAAATTCAATCACGAGGGTGGAGAGACTTTCGATCAGCCTCGTATCACTTCTACAGCTTTCTTAAGTGTCCGTAACGGACATTATAATCCTGTTAACAATCCCTTTGCGCTCAACTCTGTAGAACCCTCTAATCCTGACTATCAAGCCAATGTGCAGACATGGTGTCAACAAAACCCCGGACAGTGCATCAAGGGGAGTATCAGTCCAATAAATGGAGGTGGGTACCAACTCACAAAGAATGATAGTGCAAGCACAATGATTCCTAAATACCCCGAATACGATATGCAACCAGGATTTAATAGCGATTGGACTTTAGGAAATGCCGATGCAGAAGGGACCCTAGAGCGTAATATTTATCTGATCAACTCTGGGGTGAATGTCAAGGTCCAGCACCCCATTAGCGAAGATTATGGGAATGTTTTTGAATACGGAGCGATTTATCAAAACCTAAGTGTTTTTTCCGGTTTGCCTAGAGGCTCTAATGGTCTATATAAAGGCAATGTCAATCCCAATGATCCCACCGGTGCAGGCTTGCCTTACCGCCATTACTATGTCGATCCGGGTGATGAATACAATCAGAACATGAGTTCGCCCAACGCTGTTTATCGAGGTTTGCCTCAAAATTCTTATGCAATCGGTAATATTATCGGGGGCTATGTCCAAGCAAACTACAATTTCCTCAAAAATCTCATTGTGGGTGCGGGCACGCGTTATGATATTTATGTCTTGCAAGATAAAGATGGTCAACACCATTTGACTTCTGGTTTCTCCCCTAGTGCAACCATTCTTTACAACCCCATTGATTCTTTGGGCTTAAAACTAAGTTATGCTTATGTTACCAAGGGCGCATTACCCGGGGATGGGGTTTTAATGCGCGACCCTTCAGTCATCTATCAAAAGAATTTGAAACCAGCTGTTGGACAGAATGTCGAGTTTAACATCGATTACAACAGTCCGTATTTCAATGTGCGTGGCGCGGCCTTTTATCAGGTGATCAACAACTTTGTTAACTCTTATGGGCAGGATGTCTCCAAGAATGGGGGCGGGAACGCCACAGCTAAAAACTTGACAGGTAACCTTCCTCAGACCATTGCTATTTATGGGTATGAAGTTAGCGGTAATGCTAGGTATAAGAATTTTACGGCGACTTTCTCTTTTGCGCGCTCTTGGCCTACCGCTAATGTGAATGGAAAATATTACTTATTGGCAGACACCTACGCACTAGCTGCCACTTATGGGAATGTCTTTATTTTAAAGGGCGACTACACTATTCCAAGAGCCGGGCTTACTTTTACATGGCTTAGTCGTTTTGTAACCAACATGTATTACAATGGCTACAGCATCTACTATCCGGGCTATGGTTTGATGTCTATCCATAAACCCGGCTATGGCGTGAGCAGTATTTTTGTCAACTGGTCGCCTCCCCATGGGCGCATGAAAGGCTTGTTGTTGAGCGCAGTGTTTAACAATATCTTCAACAAGCAGTATGTTAATCAAACTTCTGTATGGCAAGCTAGCGCAGACGCACCCCATGAAGATATGATTGCTACAGCAGGGCATATCCGCATGGCTCTTCCAGAACCTGGTTTCAACGCGCGTTTTGAAATCTCCTATCAGTTTTAG
- a CDS encoding Gfo/Idh/MocA family protein, with amino-acid sequence MLFGIIGAGGFIAPRHVEVIHELGHVLDCAMDIHDSVRYLDQYGLGCEFFTDLEDLHQYLETCKDQGKFLDYMVICSPNYLHFEHIEFALSHGINVICEKPLVLDPGELSEIQDLEKKYNKKVFNILQLRFHPNIISLKENVRAEIDKHPDRIYEISLTYLILRGKWYLNSWKGDELKSGGLASNIGVHFFDILLDIFGDVVDSIVHVHQNDCVGGFLTLQHARISWFLSINPEHLGAQRENSYRSLVLEGEEIDFSDGFDDLHIDNYKAILNGEGVGVETARKAVELVNAIRCSAIGNLDEHAHPLCLRCGG; translated from the coding sequence ATGTTATTTGGAATTATTGGAGCAGGGGGATTCATCGCCCCCAGGCATGTAGAAGTGATCCATGAGTTAGGGCATGTGCTTGATTGTGCGATGGATATTCATGATAGCGTGCGCTATTTAGATCAATATGGACTTGGTTGCGAGTTTTTTACGGATTTAGAAGATCTACACCAGTATTTAGAAACTTGTAAAGATCAGGGCAAATTTTTGGACTACATGGTGATCTGTAGTCCTAATTATCTACATTTTGAACATATTGAATTTGCGCTCTCGCATGGAATCAATGTCATTTGCGAAAAACCTTTAGTGCTCGATCCGGGCGAACTTTCTGAAATCCAAGATTTAGAAAAAAAATACAATAAAAAAGTGTTTAATATTCTGCAATTGCGTTTTCATCCTAATATCATCTCTCTTAAAGAGAATGTGCGCGCTGAAATAGATAAACATCCCGATCGAATCTATGAAATTTCTTTAACTTACCTGATTTTACGCGGAAAATGGTATTTAAATTCTTGGAAAGGGGATGAACTGAAAAGTGGAGGGTTGGCTAGCAATATTGGGGTTCATTTTTTTGATATTTTGCTAGATATTTTTGGGGATGTGGTGGATAGCATAGTGCATGTGCATCAAAACGATTGTGTAGGGGGTTTTTTAACCTTGCAACATGCCCGTATTTCATGGTTTCTTTCCATCAATCCTGAACACTTAGGCGCGCAAAGAGAAAATTCTTACCGCTCTCTCGTGTTAGAGGGCGAAGAAATCGATTTTAGCGATGGCTTTGATGACCTACATATAGATAATTATAAGGCCATTTTAAATGGTGAAGGTGTGGGAGTAGAAACAGCGCGCAAAGCTGTAGAATTAGTCAACGCTATCCGCTGTAGCGCGATAGGCAACTTAGATGAGCATGCACACCCCCTTTGCTTGAGGTGTGGAGGATGA
- a CDS encoding Bax inhibitor-1/YccA family protein, translating to MALYNRDANLNPDLEASAQLSDTALVNFVKTTYKFFAASLLLATIGALVGFMNFQMVVQYKWAFFIAEIAAFFGLMFTRKMPTVNLLMLFAFTFLSGITLVPLLGFVIARAGVGAIWQALAMTTIVFGVMSVYAIKTKSDLANMGKMLFIAVIVVMVASLINLFLGSPMMQVAIAGVSVILFSLFIAYDTQNIIRGLYATPIEAAVALYVDFLNVFISLLQIFGIMGSRND from the coding sequence ATGGCGTTATACAATCGCGATGCTAATCTCAACCCTGATTTGGAAGCGTCTGCCCAACTCAGCGATACGGCTTTAGTGAATTTTGTAAAAACTACTTATAAGTTTTTTGCAGCTAGTTTGTTGCTAGCAACCATCGGGGCTTTGGTGGGCTTTATGAATTTTCAAATGGTCGTCCAATATAAGTGGGCGTTTTTTATTGCAGAAATTGCCGCTTTTTTCGGTCTTATGTTTACTAGAAAAATGCCCACCGTTAACTTGCTCATGCTCTTTGCTTTTACTTTCCTTTCTGGCATTACTCTTGTGCCATTGTTAGGTTTTGTGATCGCGCGGGCGGGGGTCGGCGCGATTTGGCAGGCTTTAGCAATGACCACTATCGTTTTTGGTGTAATGAGTGTCTATGCTATCAAAACCAAGAGCGATCTAGCCAACATGGGCAAGATGCTTTTTATCGCGGTGATTGTCGTAATGGTGGCTTCTCTCATCAATCTCTTCTTGGGTTCGCCTATGATGCAGGTTGCCATTGCGGGTGTGAGCGTGATTCTCTTCAGTCTTTTTATTGCCTATGACACCCAGAATATCATCCGTGGTCTTTATGCAACACCCATTGAAGCTGCTGTAGCGCTCTATGTGGATTTCTTGAATGTTTTCATCTCTTTGCTTCAAATCTTTGGCATTATGGGGAGTCGCAACGACTAG